The Leptospira andrefontaineae genomic sequence TATGCAATTGCATTCAGTAAAGCATTCGAAGAGGCTCACGGTATCCAAGTTCCGGAAGAAGTCAACTTTGCAAGAACAGTTTTATTAGAGATCGAAAGGATCGCGATCCATATCGGAGATATGGGAGCAATTGCGGGTGACGTAGGATATTATCCTCTCCAAGGTGTCTGCGCCATGCAGAGAGGAGTTCCTTTAGGAGTGATGGAAGCTCTAACAGGTTCCCGTTTTGGAAGAGGAGCCTTAAGTCCTGGAAAAGTAAGGCTTAAAAAAGAACTTACTGAATCCTTCTTAAACGACCTAACAAAAAGAATCCAAGATGTTACTTCGGACGTAGCAGGACATTTTGAAAGAGCTGCAAACAAATCTACAAACAGAGAAAGATTGCAGCTTTGCGGAGTTCTTACTCATAAACAACTCAAGGACCTTGGATTTGTGGGAATGGTAGAAAAGTGTACAGGCCATTCCAGAGATCTTCGTTATCATGATCCTAGTTATTCTCTCGCAGGAGAATCCATCAATTTGGATCTGGATGCAGGCCAAATGAAAGGAGATGCTTGGGCACGATTCTATCTTCGTTACGAAGAATTGAAGAATAGTGGTCGTTGGTTAGCCAAGGCAATCCCAGTATTAAAGAATTTTCATAAAGTATACGAAAGTTTTGAAAAAGCGAAAGTTTCCAAGGCAAAATCCGGGGTTTATTTCGGTTCTGCAGAAGGATGGAGAGGGCCAGTTTTAGTTTCCTTCTCTCTAAGTTCTTCCGGAGATATTTCGGAAGCCTATGTAAGAGATCCTTCCGTTTTGAACTGGCATGCTTTAGAACTTGCCGTTAGGGGAGAGAATATAGGGGACTTTCCTCTGAATAATAAATCTTTCAACCTCAGTTATGTTGGAGTGGATCTATGAAACAAATCCAGGAAATCATCAATATATTCCGTCCGGCAAAAAATCTAAATTTTGAGAAGATGGGACCGACCAATCCGAATGCGAGAGGTATCCCGGTTCCTACTTCTAAAAAAGGATTTCATTTAGACAAATCGATCGAGAAGGTTTGTCCAACAGGAGGATTAAAAGTATCTTCTTCTAAGGATATTACATTCGATTATGGCGCATGTTTGCAATGCGGTCATTGTGTAGAAGCCTCTGCCGGACAATTAGAAAACTCAGGATTTGTTCACGTATACTCGGTGGACAGAGAAGCATTAAAAGTACGTTATATTGATGGAATTCCATCTTCATACGAGGAAGAAGTTTCCGAAAACGTAAAACAATTCCGTAAGATCACTAAAAACACTGGCTTCCAATATAGAGAAGTTGCAGCAAGTGGGAATAACGCAACAGAAGCAGAGATCAATGCAAGTTTCAATGCCGTTTTCGACAGTGAAGCAAGTATGGTAAGGGTAGTAGCTTCTCCCAAACATTCTGATGCAGTCGTATTCGCAGGCCCGGTTGGGCCGAATATGGAAATCCCTTTGCAAGTAGCTTGGGACACAACTCCAGGACCGAAGGCATTGATCGCATGCGGAACCGAAGCCGTTTCCGGTGGATTATTCCAGAGAGGAAAATTACCAAAAGAACCGGACTTGTTTATCGGAGGAGATCCTCCAAGACCGGATGTAATCGTAAGTGCGTTTCGCTATTTGATGGGCAAAAAGAAGTTCTCCTTTAGAGGAGAACTCTCCAAATTCATTTCGGAACGACGTTCTAAATCTTAAATCTCATCAGGAAGCTTTTACGTAGATATGATCATTTCACCTGCGTAAAACGCTTCCTTCGTTTTTAAACCGATTCCCGAAAATTTATCTTCCCCGTTTATATCGGAGATCACATCGGTAGGATAAGAAATCCTTGGATCTAATTTTGTATGGATTGGATAAAATCTTTTTTGATCCAGATAAGAATAAGTGGTCAATATCACTACTTCCTGGCTTTGAAAAACAGCCTCTAAATTACGGACCATTGTATTTACGCGAGAA encodes the following:
- a CDS encoding metal (Ni/Fe) hydrogenase large subunit, whose protein sequence is MRNVTGIFHTSETKQTHRFWLTREGIEKETLSKTAEKNLYEDHSNPIWVLRHSLGIDQGSEDYSSMDYERYLSQDRKHLLEKFLTKSGIKDLVYRGINVPVPNSFYSHAVGPIHAGVIEPGHFRFIVEGEEIRNLDIRLGFQKRGLLEKMKGLNKDSISPYAEAISGDSTIAYAIAFSKAFEEAHGIQVPEEVNFARTVLLEIERIAIHIGDMGAIAGDVGYYPLQGVCAMQRGVPLGVMEALTGSRFGRGALSPGKVRLKKELTESFLNDLTKRIQDVTSDVAGHFERAANKSTNRERLQLCGVLTHKQLKDLGFVGMVEKCTGHSRDLRYHDPSYSLAGESINLDLDAGQMKGDAWARFYLRYEELKNSGRWLAKAIPVLKNFHKVYESFEKAKVSKAKSGVYFGSAEGWRGPVLVSFSLSSSGDISEAYVRDPSVLNWHALELAVRGENIGDFPLNNKSFNLSYVGVDL
- a CDS encoding hydrogenase-4 subunit G; this translates as MKQIQEIINIFRPAKNLNFEKMGPTNPNARGIPVPTSKKGFHLDKSIEKVCPTGGLKVSSSKDITFDYGACLQCGHCVEASAGQLENSGFVHVYSVDREALKVRYIDGIPSSYEEEVSENVKQFRKITKNTGFQYREVAASGNNATEAEINASFNAVFDSEASMVRVVASPKHSDAVVFAGPVGPNMEIPLQVAWDTTPGPKALIACGTEAVSGGLFQRGKLPKEPDLFIGGDPPRPDVIVSAFRYLMGKKKFSFRGELSKFISERRSKS